One genomic window of Desulfovibrio gilichinskyi includes the following:
- a CDS encoding peptide chain release factor 3 has product MQENVDKVLKKEVERRRTFGIISHPDAGKTTLTEKLLLYGGAIQMAGTVKSRKANRHATSDWMAMEQERGISVTTSVMKFNYRDYEINLLDTPGHQDFSEDTYRVLTAVDSALMVIDCAKGVENQTKKLMEVCRMRDTPIITFINKMDREGIDPFELLADIEETLHIECAPLSWPIGMGSDFKGTYNIHKGELHLFSATHGGSIQKGEVIKDIHSPRLDELLGSQAKQLREELELLEGAGYPFDEERYLAGKQTPVFFGSAINNFGVQEMLNSFIQLAPCPSPRATTTRDVSPLENEFSAFAFKIQANMDPAHRDRIAFMRICSGKFTRGMKVRHPRTGKEFQIANATIFMAQDRTGVEEAWPGDIIGVHNHGTIKIGDTFTSSKEELKFTGIPNFAPEHFRRVILKDPLKSKQLNKGLHQLAEEGAVQLFKPLGNNDNILGAVGLLQFEVIMSRLKDEYSVEALYEPVEFHTARWLTSESNKELDGIKKRYPRFVALDGDENLTFLAPSQWRLQQAEEEWPKISFQKTREHQ; this is encoded by the coding sequence ATGCAGGAAAACGTAGATAAAGTTCTTAAAAAAGAAGTTGAGCGCAGACGCACTTTCGGCATTATCAGCCACCCTGACGCAGGTAAAACAACTTTAACGGAAAAACTGCTCCTTTATGGTGGAGCTATTCAGATGGCCGGAACAGTAAAATCCCGCAAAGCAAACCGCCATGCAACTTCCGACTGGATGGCGATGGAGCAGGAACGCGGCATTTCCGTAACAACTTCGGTTATGAAGTTTAACTACCGCGACTATGAAATCAACCTGCTTGATACTCCGGGCCATCAGGACTTTTCCGAAGATACATACCGGGTTTTAACTGCGGTTGACTCCGCGCTCATGGTTATCGACTGCGCAAAAGGAGTTGAAAATCAGACTAAAAAACTGATGGAAGTCTGCCGCATGCGCGATACTCCCATCATCACCTTCATCAACAAGATGGACCGCGAAGGGATTGATCCTTTTGAACTTCTTGCAGATATTGAAGAAACTTTGCATATCGAATGCGCCCCGCTGAGCTGGCCAATCGGAATGGGCTCAGATTTCAAGGGAACTTACAATATACATAAAGGCGAGCTTCACCTTTTTTCTGCGACTCACGGCGGGTCTATCCAGAAAGGCGAAGTGATTAAAGACATTCACAGCCCGCGCCTTGATGAACTGCTGGGCTCTCAGGCAAAACAGCTGCGCGAAGAACTTGAACTGCTCGAGGGTGCAGGCTATCCGTTTGACGAAGAACGCTATCTCGCAGGTAAGCAAACACCTGTATTCTTCGGCAGCGCTATCAACAACTTCGGTGTTCAGGAGATGCTGAATTCTTTTATTCAACTTGCTCCATGCCCTTCCCCAAGAGCAACCACAACACGCGATGTTTCACCTCTCGAAAATGAATTTTCCGCATTTGCCTTTAAGATTCAGGCAAACATGGACCCGGCGCATCGCGACCGTATTGCGTTCATGCGTATCTGCTCCGGTAAATTTACCAGAGGAATGAAAGTCCGCCACCCGCGCACCGGCAAAGAATTCCAGATTGCCAATGCAACTATTTTTATGGCTCAAGACCGCACAGGTGTTGAAGAAGCCTGGCCCGGTGACATTATCGGCGTTCACAACCATGGAACCATTAAAATCGGCGATACCTTCACTTCCTCGAAGGAAGAGTTAAAATTCACCGGAATACCTAACTTTGCACCGGAACATTTTCGCAGAGTTATTCTTAAAGATCCGCTTAAAAGCAAGCAGCTTAACAAAGGATTGCATCAACTTGCAGAAGAGGGAGCTGTTCAGCTCTTTAAACCTCTCGGAAATAATGACAACATTCTCGGAGCTGTCGGATTACTTCAGTTTGAAGTAATCATGTCCCGCCTGAAAGATGAATACAGCGTTGAAGCTCTTTATGAGCCTGTAGAATTTCACACAGCAAGATGGTTGACGAGCGAAAGCAATAAAGAACTTGATGGAATTAAGAAGCGTTATCCCCGCTTTGTCGCCCTTGACGGAGACGAAAACCTTACATTTCTCGCCCCGAGCCAGTGGAGATTGCAACAAGCTGAAGAAGAATGGCCGAAAATTTCTTTCCAGAAAACCAGAGAGCACCAGTAG
- a CDS encoding 3'-5' exonuclease, which translates to MQLPEKYKKKFTKEEINELPLRQYEGRIKIIDCEENIPEAIAEISRSDLLGFDTETRPVFRKGVSYPPSLIQLATADCVYLLHLNHIPISTEIKKMLSSANIIKTGVAVINDVKELKQVSHFEARGFVDLGDLARSLEMQTNGLRNLAANLLGFRISKGVQCSNWGRKDLSPQQITYAATDAWVSREIYLKFQEMGAL; encoded by the coding sequence ATGCAACTACCTGAAAAATATAAGAAAAAATTTACCAAAGAAGAGATCAACGAACTTCCTTTGCGACAGTACGAAGGCCGCATAAAGATTATTGACTGCGAAGAGAATATTCCTGAAGCGATTGCTGAAATAAGTAGATCAGATCTACTTGGATTTGATACTGAAACCAGACCTGTCTTCCGCAAGGGGGTTTCATATCCGCCTTCGCTTATTCAGCTTGCAACCGCAGACTGTGTTTACCTTCTACACCTAAATCACATTCCCATTTCAACAGAAATTAAAAAGATGCTTTCTTCTGCCAACATTATTAAAACCGGAGTTGCGGTTATAAATGATGTGAAGGAGCTGAAACAAGTTTCTCATTTTGAAGCGAGAGGATTCGTCGATCTGGGGGATCTTGCAAGGTCTCTTGAAATGCAGACCAACGGGCTCCGCAACCTTGCTGCCAATCTGCTTGGCTTCCGCATCTCCAAGGGAGTACAGTGCTCCAACTGGGGGCGCAAAGATCTCTCTCCACAACAAATTACATACGCAGCAACCGATGCATGGGTAAGTAGAGAAATATATTTGAAATTCCAGGAGATGGGAGCTCTGTAG